One genomic region from Prionailurus bengalensis isolate Pbe53 chromosome C1, Fcat_Pben_1.1_paternal_pri, whole genome shotgun sequence encodes:
- the CLCA4 gene encoding calcium-activated chloride channel regulator 4, whose product MGLLDFVFLLVLYLLQGSNTSLVQLNNNGYEGIIIAIDPHVPEDGKIIEEIKGMVTTASTYLFEATEKRFFFKNVSILIPNSWKENSQYKRPKHESYKHADVLVAPPTFPGRDEPYTRQFTACEEKGEYIHFTPDFVLGKKQNEYGPSDRLLVHEWAHLRWGVFDEYNEDEPFYSAKSKKIEATRCSTGITGINRVYKCQGNSCTTRGCRIDSKTKLYEKDCQFFPDKDQTEKASIMFMQGINSVVEFCNKKNHNQEAPSLQNKMCNSRSTWEVISNSEDFKNTTSMEAPPPPPVFSLLKIRERIACLVLDKSGSMNSFNRLNRMNQAAKHFLLQTIENGSWVGMVHFDSTASVKSNLIQIISSKERNKLLESLPTAANGGTSICAGIKSAFQVVREIHPQIDGSEIVLLTDGEDNSAKNCIDEVKQSGAIIHLIALGPSADQAVIEMSTLTGGNHFFASDEAQNNGLIDAFGALASGNTDISQQPLQLESKGLTLNNNPWMNGTVIIDSTVGKDTFFLITWARQSPIISLWDPSGTPMRNFTVDTVSKMAYLGIPGTAKVGVWTYSLQAKANPETLTMTVNSQAANSSVPPITVNAKMNKDTNSFPSPMIVYAEVLQGHVPILGANVTAFIESSNGNIEVLELLDNGAGADSFKNDGVYSRYFIAYSENGRYSLKVRAYRGANVTTQNLRRPLNRAAHIPGWVVDGKIEGNPPRVEIDEDTHTTLESFTRTASGGAFVVSNISKLPLPDLYPPSQITDLEATLNGDEINLTWTAPGDNFDVGKVQRYIIRISGSILDLRDNFDNALQVNTTDLLPSEANSKETFAFKQGNISEENATHIFIAIQSVDKSNLTSKLSNIAQVALFIPQAEPGPDESPPNPSPDENQPNSRVNIVILVLLVVGSVAIVSTIIGATI is encoded by the exons ATGGGGTTATTAGATTTTGTCTTCCTCTTAGTCCTATACCTGCTGCAGGGGTCCAATACTTCCCTTGTTCAGCTGAATAACAATGGCTATGAAGGCATAATCATCGCTATAGACCCTCATGTGCCAGAAGATGGAAAAATAATTGAAGAgataaag GGTATGGTGACTACAGCTTCTACTTACCTGTTTGAAGCcacagaaaaaagattttttttcaaaaatgtatcaaTACTAATTCCTAACAGCTGGAAGGAAAACTCACAATACAAGAGGCCAAAACATGAAAGCTACAAACAC GCCGATGTTTTAGTTGCACCACCTACCTTCCCAGGTAGAGATGAACCATATACCAGGCAGTTCACAGCctgtgaagaaaaaggagaatacaTTCATTTCACCCCTGACTTTGtacttggaaaaaaacaaaatgaatatggACCATCAG ATAGACTGCTTGTCCATGAGTGGGCCCATCTCCGCTGGGGAGTGTTTGATGAGTACAATGAAGATGAGCCTTTCTACAGTGCTAAGTCAAAGAAAATTGAAGCAACAAG atgTTCCACAGGTATTACTGGTATAAATAGAGTTTATAAGTGTCAAGGGAACAGTTGTACAACTAGAGGATGCAGAATTGATTCTAAGACAAAACTGTATGAAAAAGATTGTCAATTCTTCCCTGATAAAGATCAAACTGAAAAGGCATCCATAATGTTTATGCAAGGTATTAATTCT gTTGTTgaattctgtaataaaaaaaaccataacCAAGAAGCTCCAAGCCTACAAAACAAAATGTGCAATTCCAGAAGTACGTGGGAGGTGATCAGCAattctgaggactttaagaacaCAACATCTATGGAGGCACCACCCCCTCCACCTGTCTTCTCATTGCTGAAGATCAGAGAAAGAATTGCATGCTTAGTTCTTGATAAGTCTGGAAGCATGAAT agttTTAATCGCCTAAATCGAATGAACCAAGCAGCAAAACACTTCCTGCTGCAGACCATTGAAAATGGATCCTGGGTGGGGATGGTGCACTTTGATAGTACTGCCAGTGTGAAAAGTAATCTAATCCAAATAATAagcagcaaagaaagaaacaagctcTTGGAGAGCTTACCTACAGCAGCTAATGGAGGAACTTCCATCTGTGCCGGAATTAAATCAGCATTTCAG GTAGTTAGAGAAATTCACCCCCAAATAGATGGATCTGAAATTGTCCTGCTGACTGATGGGGAGGATAACTCTGCAAAGAATTGTATTGATGAAGTGAAACAAAGTGGAGCTATCATTCATTTGATTGCTTTGGGACCATCTGCTGATCAAGCAGTCATAGAGATGAGCACTTTAACAG gaGGAAACCATTTTTTTGCTTCAGATGAAGCCCAGAACAATGGCCTCATTGATGCTTTTGGGGCCCTTGCATCAGGAAACACTGATATTTCCCAACAGCCTCTTCAG ctTGAAAGCAAAGGATTAACACTCAACAATAATCCCTGGATGAACGGCACTGTAATAATTGATAGCACCGTGGGAAAGGACACATTCTTTCTCATCACATGGGCCAGACAGTCTCCCATTATTTCTCTCTGGGACCCCAGTGGAACACCAATGAGAAATTTCACAGTGGACACAGTTTCCAAAATGGCCTATCTCGGTATTCCAGGAACTGCAAAG GTGGGTGTTTGGACCTACAGTCTTCAAGCCAAAGCAAACCCAGAAACATTGACTATGACAGTAAATTCTCAGGCAGCAAATTCTTCTGTGCCTCCAATCACAGTGAATgctaaaatgaataaagacaCAAACAGTTTTCCCAGCCCAATGATTGTTTATGCAGAAGTTCTACAAGGGCATGTACCAATTCTTGGAGCCAATGTGACTGCTTTCATTGAATCAAGTAACGGAAATATAGAAGTTTTGGAACTTTTGGATAACGGTGCAG gTGCTGATTCTTTCAAGAATGATGGGGTGTACTCCAGATATTTTATAGCTTATTCAGAAAATGGCAGATATAGCTTAAAAGTACGGGCTTATAGAGGAGCAAATGTGACCACACAAAACTTAAGGCGTCCACTGAATAGAGCTGCACATATACCAGGATGGGTAGTGGATG GGAAAATTGAAGGGAATCCACCAAGAGTTGAAATTGATGAAGATACTCACACAACCTTGGAGAGTTTCACCAGAACAGCATCTGGAGGTGCATTTGtagtttcaaatatttcaaaacttcCCTTGCCTGATCTGTACCCACCAAGTCAAATCACAGATCTTGAGGCCACACTTAATGGAGATGAGATCAATTTAACATGGACAGCACCAGGAGATAATTTTGATGTTGGAAAAG ttcagCGGTATATTATAAGAATAAGTGGAAGTATTCTGGATCTAAGAGACAATTTTGACAATGCTCTCCAAGTAAACACTACTGATCTGTTACCAAGTGAAGCCAACTCCAAAGAAACCTTTGCATTTAAACAGGGAAATATCTCAGAAGAAAATGCAACTCACATCTTTATTGCCATTCAAAGTGTGGATAAAAGCAATTTGACATCAAAACTATCCAACATTGCACAAGTAGCTTTGTTTATTCCTCAAGCAGAACCAGGTCCTGATGAAAGTCCTCCAAATCCTAGTCCTGATGAAAATCAGCCTAATTCCAGGGTTAACATTGTTATTTTGGTGTTGTTAGTGGTTGGATCTGTGGCAATTGTTAGTACTATTATAGGTGCCaccatt